CGTCAAGTTGGCTGTCGCCCGTTCCCTCTTGTCGGAAAGAGGTCTGCGCGGAATTGCTCAGTTCtgcaccatcatcaccataACCGATCCTGTCTCGACGGATGATGGAGTCCCTAGTTGACTGAATGGGCCAATGTGCTTCGCCAAGCTTGCTGCGCCTACAACAACGCCTTAATTCTTCCTGGTCAACGTGGTTCCATCTGTTACTGCTGCAGGAGATCTGAATCGCCTGTCAATGTGGCACGCGCCGTTCACCCTACAGCTTAAGGCTGTATTTGCGACGCCTCTCCTTAGATATACCCCCTTCCCGAGTGCTTAAAAACTACTTACTAGCCAGTGCTAACTAGTATTGAGCTGCGGTATCTCATCGTCTTTTCCTGACACCGACTTACCGATGTGTTGACATATTCGATCGAAGCCCAACGAAGTCATTTAGATCGTCAATTCGACAAGACGGTGTTTCTGGCTATTCAGCCACTACTCGGCCGGGAGGCGCGTCTAACGCCGGTGCAGACCTTCTGAGTGAGTGCAGGAGTCCGTCGGGGCTCTCCTGATCTACATCGGTGCTCTCACGCGTGTCGTGCTGCCATGACGCCATTACCCGCATATGACCTTCCTTTTTTCGTCTGGCGACGTTGCAGTCGACGCTAGTCTCATGTAAGAACTGTTTTCCGCTGCCTCCAATAGAGATTTGCCAGGCAACTGGGTCCTGCATCAGATCGGCAGTTTCCGCTCGAGATCATCTTCAGGCCGGTCGCAATGTATGTGCGTACGCGATTTACTCCAGACTTTGAGGAGGGGCAGGCATCGCACCGAGTCTGGGGGTCTACAGAAGCCTATGCATTGCGTATATTCGGTGCAATCATCAGGAGCGGAGGTGAGTAGAGTGCCACAATGCAGGCTCTTATAAATACCTCCGTAAGATCAACCAGATTGACAAGTTGGAAAGAATTAAATTATCCGGTGCGCATACGCTCAACGCTGGTGCAACAGCCGTCACGATGCACGTCCTGGCCCCCCTCATTCTGCTTGTGACGTCTGTCGCCGCCTTGCAAAGCCCACACCGAAAGAACAAGGTTGCGGCCCATGCCATCGCAACTTCCAGTCGCAAGAGGAGCGCTCCCAAGGCTGAGACCAATTTTCAATTCCGAAACAACGTGACTGAGAGTGAGTCGCTATTCGTGCTCGATAGCCTCATGTAAAGGCGATGGGGGCTCATGACTATGGCTAATCATGAATATCAAGAGTTTTTCGTTGATGGAACAAATTTCCCCAATGTCACCTTTGACATTGGCGAAAGCTACGCTGGTCTCCTCCCCAATACGCCGCACGGCAACTCCAGCTTGTTCTTCTGGTTCTTTCCGTCGACAAATTCAAAGGCCAAGAAAGAGGTGAGTTGGCTGTATCGCTGTCCGTCCGTGAAGGAAACAACGGGGAAAGTGCAGAGGCTAATCCCGGTCATCCATCAATGCAGATCACAATTTGGTTGAATGGTGGACCAGGCTGTAGCTCTTTGGCTGGGCTGCTTCAAGAAAATGGACCGTTCCTGTGGCAGCCAGGCACATACGAGCCCTTCGAGAATCTGTTCGCTTGGAACAAGTTGACGAATATGGTCTACATTGACCAGCCTGCTGGCACAGGATACTCACCTGGTCCATCCACTGTGGAGAATGAGTACGATGTTTCCAACCAATTTAACGACTTTTGGCGGAGATTCATCGATACCTTTCATATGCAAGGATACAAGATATACATCACAGGCGAGAGCTACGCCGGGCAGTATATCCCGTACATTGCCTCCGGCATGTTAGATCAGGAAGATCGGGAACATTTCAACCTCAAGGGCATTCAGCTCATCGATCCATCAATCAACGAGGATAACGTGATGATATACGGTACGCCTTCCATTCCTAGCTCATCTCTCTATATGATACATTTTTCGCAGAGCTGACAGATGCCCTGCCACAGCTCCCGCAGTTCCGGCCCTCAACTACTTCTCTCCCGTGTTCAATCTGAACGAGACTTTTATGAAGCATATCAACGAGCGTGCACACAAATGCGGATATAATAAGTTCCTCGATGAGGCGCTCACATATCCGCCCCCCAAGAACTTCCCCACTGCGCCTGACCCCACTCGTGAAGGATGCGACGTCTGGGATCAAGTGGTTGTGGCAGCCACCTTTGTCAATCCCTGCTTCAATTTCTATCACCTCACGGATGTTTGTCCTTTCCAGTGGAATGTCATGGGCTTCCCGTCTCTGGCTGGGGGTCCGAACAACTACTTCAACCGATCAGATGTTCAAAAGGCTCTCCATGTTGGGCCCACTAACTATGCTATTTGCGGGGGTCCAATCTTCCATCATGGAGACGAATCAGTCCCTAGTGCGCTTGGACCACTTCCCAGTGTGATTGAACGCACGAATAACGTCCTCATTGCTCATGCTTGGGGAGACTATCTCCTCTTCTTGAACGGAACGTTGGCCACGATCCAGAATATGACATGGAACGGGGCTCAAGGCTTCCAGAAGCCCCCAGTGGAAGATCTCTTTGTGCCATACACGGATTCGGTCTCTGCGATTGCAAATGGCAACCCACAAATCCCCTTCACGGCAGATGGTGGCGCCGGTATTCTGGGTACAGCTCACACCGAGCGTGGGCTGACTTTCAGTAGTGTCTTTGGATCAGGACACGGTAAGAATTACCGACCGCTTTGATTCAATCGCCTATAGACCCCGCTCTTTCGCATCGACGTTTTCTGCCTTTGCGCATTTTGAATGTTCTATGGAACTTTTGCTGATACCAAGTCTTGCTCTCCCCTCAGAAATCCCCGAATATACGCCTGGCGCAGCCTATCGGCACCTTGAGTTCCTGCTTGGCCGTATCGACAGCCTTCAAGACAAGAGTCCGTTCACAGCCTTGTAGTTTGCTGTCAAGGGCTTAGCAGAACACCAGAATGATATACTGTCTGGTGAATAAGCCATATCAGCCAATCGAAGAGGCAGTTCTCGTGTATCGAAGAGAACAGACTGTGGAAGGAAATATGCCATTCGGAATACGGGAATCACAGTTGCGATAGACCAGTGTTGTAGCTAGTCAATAATTGAAACCCTTTGCAGAATGCAGACTTCGAAGGAAGCCCTTCTATCAAAATGGATTATCCCACTGAAATTGTGCATGCGACAACACCTCTTCATCATGCAGATGATTGCCACGGATTAGCTCAAATTGTGGATTTCAGTCCAAATTACCGCATTGGGCCCCCTGTGTTGTGCCTCAGGCCTTAACAGTGACGAAGACAACTTCAGGGAGGCGCGGGCTCCCAACGGGGACTAGCGGCGCCGGCAGTTGTGGACTCAGCCCATCAGTCGTCCTCGTCTGCTTGTCCAGTCAACGCTGTGCACAAGGGATTGTTGACGTGAAATAGAGCCACTCTCGTCTCTCTGGCCTTTTCCCGCCTGACTAAGAGCCAGAAAAAATGTAAAAGCCCCCACCGCAGTGAATATacagccttggtcttgaggAACCTGCACCCGCTGAAATTGGAATACAAATAGCAAAGGCGCCACAGTGGTCAGACAGCGCCCTACTTCGTTCAAGACGTTTCAGTCTAGGTTTCCGTGCTTTCTTTCTGCATTCTTTGGGACATCACAACCATCGCCCTTCTCTCAGCCAGACAAGCCGGTGTCCCAGTGGTTCATGAAATGGAGCTGTCACTACCCCTGCCTAACCAATCAATATATTTGACGGCAATTCCACAGTCGCTGGGTGCGATTGAGAGCGAGCGTCTGCAACTTCGACCCATCTGTGCTGACGATGCTGCTGCAATCCTGGCTATTCGCTCGAGGCCCGAGGTCGCGAAGAATAAGTACGTGAAAATAGTGATCTTTCAGTAGGTATGCAGGCGTGGTACCGAGGAATTGACACTTTTTGCGATCACTTCAGCGACCCAAAAGAACCTTTCAAATCTTTAGATGAGGTGTACGAATGGATGGCCAGCAAAGTTTTTGATGGGGGCCCTCCAGGAATCACTGGACTCTCATTTACTTTGGCCATCCTCGACAAATCAATCTCGCAGCCGGAAAAGCAGGTGATCGGGTACGTGGGGGTGAATACACTGACACCATGCCCGATGCTTGGGTATTCGTTGCTCCCAGAAGCATGGGGCAAAGGATATGCGACAGAAGCATTGCGTCTTTTACTCGAGAAATGGTGGGATCTACCTCGGCGCGAGAGCACTGGGAAGGGAGATGACCCTGAGAGAATTTTTGCCATTTGTGAAAAGGCTAATCTCGGGAGCTCGGGAGTCCTTCGCAAATGTGGATTTCAGCTTGTTGCCGAGGGGTATTTCGAGTCGGATGAATTGCAATTATGGGGTCTTGCGCAGCCCACCTCGGCGTAAGCTCTTTTGTAGCTTGCAATGGGGGTTAACCACACGTCTTTCAAACTCCATGTTCCACTATAACACTTTCAATACAAGGGGCAGTTACCTCCCGAGGTGATTTGATGATTCGAGTGCCATGATCCAGGAAGACTGCTCACCTCACTATCAAGTAGCTGAGTCTGCACTTGTCCTCTCACGTCTTGGGTTGGTCATGAACCCGTAGAGGGATTAGCACCTCGTTTTCGAACTCTATTTGAAGTAACAGGGCTGCAGTTCGGGAGACGGAGACCTGACTACGGAGATCACGAGAGCTAAAAATCTGTCCACTTCACCATGGTGGTCACTGGAGTAGTAGACAACAACATAGCACCTGAGTATTGGAGTATGTCGTGCGGTCCGTTGTTCTTGGCCCTGTCAAAGGTGGCCACTTTGCGTGAACAGGGGTCGAGGCGGGGACTGTTATTGGGCCAAAAATATAAGCACCAACCTTTTATTCGATTAGTTCCCCACCGACGTATATGGAGACTTTCGAGTACCAAAGGAGGATATAGAAATACGCGCCAAGTTCCATTGGCCCTTTGTTTTCGATCGTTTCAGGCAGAGAACAGAATGAGCCTGAGTGCTCTTCACATGCTCCAAGATATATCTGGACGAGGATTACCTGATTCGCATTCAAAGCTGGATGCTTTGGCATCAGTGTCCAGGCAAGTGGCTGCACATTAAAAGTACCCAGGCATGAACCTATGCTGAATTTGAACCATTCACATCGTGCATAGATATGTGGACCGGGATGCAGATCGTAATTCCAATCTACATCAAGGCCAGAATAATATGGCTTTGTACGAGAGAATGTTTCATGGAGCACTGATCGACTGGGCCAACGTGCAGATGCAAATATCAATGTCTTAGTAGGTCAAATGTGCCGACTAGGGGAAGGGCTGAAGGGAGGGATTCTTCCGAACACGGAAAAAATCGACCGCCGCCTCCCGTGACACCGTGTCGGAGATCTTTTCATTTACAACAGTCATCCAGTCACACCCCACATACCGGCTGTGAGGTTTGACCCATTCGAAACATATTCGCTAGTCTCTGCGGTAGTCCTTTGGTCAtcattgatgatgatctgaGCCTGGCACCCCCTCATCAAGAATGCTCAATTATGAGAATGCTTCACCGCATGTGTTTCTCCGATGTTGGTGGGGGAGGCAGCGCGCGGCATCGAGAACCCGAGGCAATGATCCACTTCGAAAGCACCTGAACCCCAGACAAACCACGGACCATAGTGTGATCATCTACCCAAGACAAACGAAAGAATCCGGGGCGCGATGGAAGGGGAGCCAAAACCACAAGTGTGATTGGAAGGGTGACAAAGCACAGACTGCTGATCCCGGCCCACCACGACTGAGATCGCCGTCACCCCGGAAGGTAAACCGCTTTCTGATGCGGAGGAACAACGTAGGCAACGAGGCACCGGCACCTACCGAGGAATTTTCGCACGGTATCCACAGACGCACTAAGCTTCAATTGGACTGAAATGGCCGAGATAGAATAGCCGATCAGTACTTGATCCTAGGCCACATGACAGCACAGTCGGAGTTCATGTGGACTCATGACGATCTTGCGCGGTTCAAGCAGGGAGAAAAACTGGTGCAAGTCATATATTATGGACCAGGCACCCCCCGTCTCAACATCTCTTTTTAGAGAAAACGAATTTATCCTCGAATCATACATATTTGGATCTGCATTTAGTGATACATACTTCCGATTTTGATCTTGTTCCTGGACCGATACTTTTTCAATTCGCGCTCTTCAACACAGTTGCGACCTTCTTCCCTACCAATCCCTTCCTAGTGTGCCGTTCTTTCATTGAGGCCTACTCAACTTGACTGAAGATGGCTGCAGAAGGTCCTAAGCCCGGTTTCCTAGGAAACTTGAACGGAAATCAAGAAGCAAAATTGCAAAGTTTGTGGTCGATTCTTCTCAGGGCCGCCGAGTCACCATCGGGCGAAGAGCCCCCTAGGGCCTCGGTGGAGAGATCCAGTAGCCCAAATCCACAACAGCGTCGGCACTCGCTGCTTGGTCGCACCCAGAGCAATTTATCCGATAAATCGTCAGCGACTCCATCAGGTCAACAGAAGGTTACGGCATACCTCAGGGAGATTGGCATGGGCGCTCAGGAGACAAAGATGATTCAGAGCTCTTTATCACAGATATCTTCGCTCGAGCTCAGAGGGGGGATCCTGAACCTGTTGAAACACGATAATCCCGATGCCATGCTGCTCCGATTCCTGCGTGCTCGAAAGTGGGACGTTCCAAAAGCCTTtgcgatgatgatggccgCCATTGTTTGGCGGGTAAAGGAGATGCATGTCGATGACGACGTCATGGCTAAGGGCGAGTTGCACGCCTTGCAGCAGGAGCGGAGCGCCACAATTGCGGCTGAAAAGAAGGCCGGCCAAGACTTTCTCGCACAAATGCGCATGGGGAAGGCATTTGTGCACGGAACAGACAAGCTTGGCCGGCCAATCGTGGTGA
This genomic window from Penicillium oxalicum strain HP7-1 chromosome III, whole genome shotgun sequence contains:
- a CDS encoding Carboxypeptidase cpdS — its product is MHVLAPLILLVTSVAALQSPHRKNKVAAHAIATSSRKRSAPKAETNFQFRNNVTEKFFVDGTNFPNVTFDIGESYAGLLPNTPHGNSSLFFWFFPSTNSKAKKEITIWLNGGPGCSSLAGLLQENGPFLWQPGTYEPFENLFAWNKLTNMVYIDQPAGTGYSPGPSTVENEYDVSNQFNDFWRRFIDTFHMQGYKIYITGESYAGQYIPYIASGMLDQEDREHFNLKGIQLIDPSINEDNVMIYAPAVPALNYFSPVFNLNETFMKHINERAHKCGYNKFLDEALTYPPPKNFPTAPDPTREGCDVWDQVVVAATFVNPCFNFYHLTDVCPFQWNVMGFPSLAGGPNNYFNRSDVQKALHVGPTNYAICGGPIFHHGDESVPSALGPLPSVIERTNNVLIAHAWGDYLLFLNGTLATIQNMTWNGAQGFQKPPVEDLFVPYTDSVSAIANGNPQIPFTADGGAGILGTAHTERGLTFSSVFGSGHARQAGVPVVHEMELSLPLPNQSIYLTAIPQSLGAIESERLQLRPICADDAAAILAIRSRPEVAKNNDPKEPFKSLDEVYEWMASKVFDGGPPGITGLSFTLAILDKSISQPEKQVIGYVGVNTLTPCPMLGYSLLPEAWGKGYATEALRLLLEKWWDLPRRESTGKGDDPERIFAICEKANLGSSGVLRKCGFQLVAEGYFESDELQLWGLAQPTSA